The following coding sequences lie in one Saccharopolyspora hordei genomic window:
- a CDS encoding sialidase family protein: MLLRKLRAAFLVPLSVLSLVGSQHVATGDAVPSDVDRGELLRVGGSSYPRLVRLQHSGEANGRVLVSMTTYADQTGFAVVYESRDDGATFQPLAEIRDPEGANEKGMCCSTLYELPQRVGDMPAGTLLWAGTAGVGDDAEVRRSSIRLWRSNDHGRTWEFLSTIVRAPQGPGVWEPEFTVSEQGDLVVFYSDDGDPEHDQKLVQVRSRDGRTWTDLRDTVKNDEFTVRPGMAGVRTLPDGTYVMVYEVCNYDPVHICTIWMRTSQDGWDFGDPYDLGTEILSETGGQPLGTPTIAWAPGPGPNGRLLLAYQMLANDNGGWAPGNGRTLMVNDDPSDLAHGWREIPAPVQISYNQGSVCRNFSPTLLPTRDGKSVIHVTTDFEKYIGGPCEAYHATGPIDGAGTSAPPEVHPVDPRPGR, encoded by the coding sequence ATGCTCCTCCGGAAGTTGCGCGCTGCCTTCCTGGTCCCGTTGTCGGTGCTGTCGCTGGTCGGTTCCCAGCACGTCGCCACCGGGGACGCCGTTCCGTCTGATGTGGACAGAGGGGAGCTGTTGCGGGTCGGGGGCAGCAGCTACCCCCGGCTGGTGCGCCTGCAGCACTCCGGCGAGGCCAACGGCCGGGTCCTGGTCAGCATGACCACCTACGCCGACCAGACCGGGTTCGCGGTCGTGTACGAGAGCCGGGACGACGGCGCCACCTTCCAGCCCCTGGCCGAGATCCGCGACCCGGAGGGCGCGAACGAGAAGGGCATGTGCTGCTCGACGCTGTACGAGCTGCCGCAGCGGGTCGGCGACATGCCCGCCGGGACGCTGCTGTGGGCGGGGACCGCCGGGGTCGGTGACGACGCGGAGGTGCGGCGCAGCAGCATCCGGCTGTGGCGCAGCAACGACCACGGCCGCACCTGGGAGTTCCTGTCCACCATCGTGCGGGCGCCGCAGGGCCCGGGCGTCTGGGAACCCGAGTTCACCGTCTCCGAGCAGGGCGACCTGGTGGTGTTCTACTCCGACGACGGCGACCCGGAGCACGACCAGAAGCTGGTGCAGGTGCGGTCCCGCGACGGCCGGACCTGGACGGACCTGCGGGACACCGTCAAGAACGACGAGTTCACCGTCCGGCCCGGGATGGCGGGCGTGCGCACGCTCCCGGACGGCACCTACGTGATGGTCTACGAGGTCTGCAACTACGACCCGGTGCACATCTGCACGATCTGGATGCGCACGTCGCAGGACGGCTGGGACTTCGGCGACCCCTACGACCTGGGCACCGAGATCCTGTCCGAGACCGGTGGGCAACCCCTGGGCACGCCGACCATCGCCTGGGCGCCGGGACCGGGCCCGAACGGGCGGCTGCTGCTGGCCTACCAGATGCTGGCCAACGACAACGGCGGGTGGGCGCCGGGCAACGGGCGCACGCTGATGGTCAACGACGACCCGTCCGACCTGGCGCACGGCTGGCGGGAGATCCCGGCACCGGTGCAGATCAGCTACAACCAGGGCAGCGTGTGCCGGAACTTCAGCCCGACGCTGCTGCCGACCCGCGACGGGAAGTCGGTCATCCACGTGACCACGGACTTCGAGAAGTACATCGGCGGCCCTTGCGAGGCCTACCACGCCACGGGCCCGATCGACGGCGCGGGCACGTCCGCGCCGCCGGAGGTCCACCCGGTGGACCCGCGCCCCGGACGCTGA
- a CDS encoding alpha/beta hydrolase — MRKVVTAAMAVGLLTSMAPVAANAAAPGFEPPPIEWGPCSDENLQKAGAECGTVQVPLDHSDPDGEQISLAVSRVKHTVPEDEYQGVMLVNPGGPGGSGLALSTLGAYVPKGAGAAYDWIGFDPRGVGASEPALSCDPDYFSYDRPHYVPDTPELEQTWLDRSEGYARACGTNGELLDHIKTTDVVEDMDSIREALGAEQINYYGFSYGTYLGQVYGTLHPERLRRVVMDGVVNAEDVWYQVNLNQDVAFDRNIGIFFDWVAEHDDTYHLGTTGEAVEKLFYDQQAELDRQPAGGVIGPDEWTDLFLTAGYSQAVWDSTAKAFANWVHNGDWQTLKELYDASNTPGDDNGFAVYLAVQCTDVQWPQSWPTWRRDNWETHREAPFETWANAWYNAPCLYWPAKPGKPVEVDGSGVESALLISEELDAATPFAGALEARDRFPGASLISLPGGTTHSGSLSGNACLDDQIADYLLTGALPERKPGRGPDTTCEPLPQPTPEGVSTMAKRPEQPQVLQEALRATWH, encoded by the coding sequence GTGCGCAAAGTCGTCACCGCTGCGATGGCGGTCGGGCTCCTCACGAGCATGGCGCCGGTGGCCGCGAACGCGGCGGCACCGGGTTTCGAGCCGCCACCGATCGAGTGGGGTCCGTGCTCCGACGAGAACCTGCAGAAGGCCGGGGCGGAGTGCGGGACGGTGCAGGTCCCGCTGGACCACTCCGACCCGGACGGTGAGCAGATCTCGCTCGCGGTGTCCCGGGTCAAGCACACCGTGCCCGAGGACGAGTACCAGGGCGTCATGCTGGTCAACCCGGGCGGGCCGGGCGGGTCGGGGCTGGCCCTGTCCACGCTCGGCGCGTACGTCCCGAAGGGCGCCGGGGCGGCCTACGACTGGATCGGCTTCGACCCGCGGGGTGTCGGGGCCAGCGAGCCCGCGCTCTCCTGCGACCCGGACTACTTCTCCTACGACCGCCCGCACTACGTGCCCGACACGCCGGAGCTCGAGCAGACCTGGCTCGACCGGTCCGAGGGCTACGCGCGTGCCTGCGGCACCAACGGCGAGCTGCTCGACCACATCAAGACCACCGATGTCGTCGAGGACATGGACAGCATCCGCGAGGCGCTGGGCGCCGAGCAGATCAACTACTACGGCTTCTCCTACGGCACCTACCTCGGCCAGGTCTACGGCACCCTGCACCCGGAGCGGCTGCGCCGGGTGGTGATGGACGGCGTGGTCAACGCCGAAGACGTCTGGTACCAGGTCAACCTGAACCAGGACGTGGCCTTCGACCGCAACATCGGCATCTTCTTCGACTGGGTCGCCGAGCACGACGACACCTACCACCTGGGCACCACCGGCGAGGCCGTCGAGAAGCTGTTCTACGACCAGCAGGCCGAGCTCGACCGGCAACCGGCGGGCGGGGTCATCGGCCCCGACGAGTGGACGGACCTGTTCCTCACCGCCGGCTACTCGCAGGCGGTGTGGGACAGCACGGCCAAGGCGTTCGCCAACTGGGTGCACAACGGCGACTGGCAGACGCTGAAGGAGCTCTACGACGCGTCCAACACCCCGGGCGACGACAACGGCTTCGCCGTCTACCTGGCGGTGCAGTGCACCGACGTCCAGTGGCCGCAGAGCTGGCCGACCTGGCGCCGGGACAACTGGGAGACCCACCGCGAGGCGCCGTTCGAGACCTGGGCCAACGCCTGGTACAACGCCCCGTGCCTGTACTGGCCGGCGAAGCCGGGCAAGCCGGTCGAGGTCGACGGCAGCGGAGTCGAGAGCGCGCTGCTGATCAGCGAGGAGCTCGACGCGGCCACCCCGTTCGCCGGCGCCCTGGAAGCCCGTGACCGCTTCCCCGGCGCGAGCCTGATCAGCCTCCCGGGCGGCACGACCCACTCGGGTTCGCTGAGCGGCAACGCCTGCCTGGACGACCAGATCGCGGACTACCTGCTCACCGGCGCGCTGCCCGAGCGCAAGCCGGGGCGTGGTCCGGACACCACGTGCGAACCCCTCCCCCAGCCGACCCCGGAGGGCGTGAGCACCATGGCCAAGCGACCCGAGCAGCCGCAGGTCCTCCAGGAAGCCCTCCGCGCCACCTGGCACTGA
- a CDS encoding beta family protein, translating to MVSRGRRFGGGMSSSPMVAVRGKTGELTALCQVSREEAQAVRICVDLHSGGSKVLETLIAAVEHLHHYGQKPLLDVTRLPGTDRLRNMPGGPLDPVVEVMTSPTVFDPDPELPFTPVVPLGLDDGELRRYALLRESHDVTFGVRVAADCPVDEAVRELISVLARLNVDASEVELLVDVGYVPRREVAWEVYEPLVAELGQRFSFMSITVLGGSIPPQRTGIRAGVRTRRELQLWERLQAVTPTLRYGDYGVVSPGRPADRKQGGGIKPNPYLFYTGRGCTRYAWRELERGANRQPVADEDLGARFREVAQELVDSPEYAQRAADSWGDRQLWHCARGKWVAEEPQEWIAYGTSHHIAHLATGVDFDRS from the coding sequence GTGGTCTCGCGGGGTCGTCGTTTTGGGGGTGGCATGAGTTCTTCTCCGATGGTCGCGGTGCGGGGCAAGACCGGCGAGCTGACGGCGTTGTGCCAGGTGTCGCGGGAGGAGGCCCAAGCGGTTCGCATCTGCGTGGACCTCCACAGCGGAGGGTCGAAAGTGCTGGAGACCCTGATCGCGGCTGTCGAGCACCTCCACCACTACGGGCAGAAGCCGTTGCTGGACGTGACCCGGCTCCCCGGTACCGATCGACTCCGCAACATGCCCGGAGGCCCGCTCGACCCGGTGGTGGAGGTCATGACGAGTCCGACCGTGTTCGACCCGGACCCGGAGTTGCCGTTCACGCCGGTCGTGCCATTGGGCCTGGACGATGGTGAGCTGCGCAGGTACGCTTTGCTGCGCGAATCGCACGACGTCACGTTCGGCGTCCGGGTGGCCGCCGACTGCCCGGTGGATGAGGCGGTCCGAGAACTCATCAGCGTGCTGGCCCGCCTCAACGTCGATGCGTCGGAAGTCGAGTTGCTGGTCGATGTGGGCTACGTGCCCCGGCGCGAGGTGGCGTGGGAGGTCTACGAGCCGTTGGTCGCTGAGCTCGGGCAGCGCTTCAGCTTCATGTCGATCACAGTGCTCGGCGGGTCCATCCCACCTCAGCGCACTGGGATCCGTGCAGGTGTGCGCACGCGCCGCGAACTCCAGCTGTGGGAGCGGCTGCAGGCGGTCACGCCCACCCTCCGCTACGGGGACTACGGCGTCGTGAGTCCCGGTCGACCTGCGGACAGGAAGCAGGGTGGTGGGATCAAGCCCAATCCCTACCTCTTCTACACCGGTCGAGGGTGCACCCGGTACGCGTGGCGTGAGTTGGAACGAGGAGCGAACAGGCAACCGGTCGCGGACGAAGACCTCGGCGCCCGCTTCCGGGAGGTGGCGCAGGAACTGGTCGACTCGCCGGAGTACGCGCAGCGCGCGGCAGACTCGTGGGGCGATCGGCAGCTGTGGCACTGCGCGCGCGGGAAGTGGGTGGCGGAGGAACCGCAGGAGTGGATCGCCTACGGCACGTCGCACCACATCGCGCACCTGGCGACCGGGGTCGACTTCGACCGCTCGTGA
- a CDS encoding lysophospholipid acyltransferase family protein — MVALPTGPHEPTRRTDRETLFRDAPLLWRVLMRVDRAIIGATGRLEVEGDVPDELRGKPLLLAANHIGNLDALVLIAACRTRRLAPRFLATGGLFDTPVLGGVLRRCRHIRADRGKSTAGEAMGRVVTALTSDHRPVLVYPEGRITLEPDMWPERGKTGAARMALASGATVVPISQWGAHEAMCYGMVRVESARDLWVLFSSWLRAVRRRPRLRVRFGTPVDLSDLSLDRVGDATRARDRIMRAITDGLVPLREGELGTPHHLDPTRPVTDKPSPWRP, encoded by the coding sequence ATGGTTGCCCTCCCGACCGGACCGCACGAGCCGACACGCCGAACGGACCGCGAGACTCTGTTCCGCGACGCGCCGCTGCTGTGGCGCGTGCTCATGCGCGTGGACCGCGCGATCATCGGCGCCACCGGCCGGCTGGAGGTCGAGGGTGACGTGCCGGACGAGCTGCGCGGCAAGCCGCTGCTGCTGGCCGCCAACCACATCGGCAACCTCGACGCCCTGGTGCTGATCGCGGCCTGCCGCACGCGCCGGCTGGCGCCCCGCTTCCTGGCCACGGGCGGCCTGTTCGACACCCCGGTGCTGGGCGGGGTGCTGCGCCGCTGCCGCCACATCCGCGCCGACCGCGGCAAGAGCACGGCGGGCGAGGCCATGGGCCGGGTCGTCACGGCCCTGACCAGCGACCACCGGCCGGTCCTGGTGTACCCGGAGGGCCGCATCACCCTCGAACCGGACATGTGGCCGGAGCGCGGCAAGACCGGCGCGGCCCGGATGGCACTGGCCTCCGGCGCCACCGTGGTGCCGATCAGCCAGTGGGGTGCCCACGAGGCGATGTGCTACGGCATGGTCCGCGTGGAGAGCGCCCGCGACCTGTGGGTGCTGTTCTCCTCGTGGCTGCGCGCGGTGCGCCGCCGCCCGAGGCTGCGGGTGCGCTTCGGCACGCCGGTGGACCTCAGCGACCTCTCCCTCGACCGGGTCGGCGACGCGACCCGGGCCCGCGACCGCATCATGCGGGCGATCACCGACGGCCTGGTCCCGCTGCGCGAGGGCGAACTCGGCACCCCGCACCACCTCGACCCCACCCGCCCGGTCACGGACAAGCCCAGCCCCTGGCGCCCTTGA
- a CDS encoding phospholipase — MHRSHARRGLFTSAVATGALLLTTGTAHADLSPAELRATTDEYLFELSLDAFTQTRAERPHADQLDWSSDGCSMSPDEPLGYQFRTSCDRHDFGYRNYTKQDRFTEAGRKAIDDNFRDDMYSVCGDDVACKGTANVYYFAVREFGGLTGSTAEAVEHAQIQLLPSDGGVLKFQLVNAAGRLVQLTAAG, encoded by the coding sequence GTGCACCGATCCCACGCACGCCGCGGCCTGTTCACCTCCGCCGTCGCCACCGGAGCGCTGCTGCTGACCACCGGCACCGCGCACGCCGACCTCAGCCCGGCCGAGCTGCGGGCCACCACCGACGAGTACCTCTTCGAGCTCTCCCTCGACGCCTTCACCCAGACCCGGGCCGAGCGGCCGCACGCCGACCAGCTGGACTGGTCCTCGGACGGCTGCTCGATGTCGCCGGACGAGCCACTGGGCTACCAGTTCCGCACCAGCTGCGACCGGCACGACTTCGGCTACCGCAACTACACGAAGCAGGACCGGTTCACCGAGGCCGGGCGCAAGGCCATCGACGACAACTTCCGCGACGACATGTACTCGGTCTGCGGTGACGACGTGGCGTGCAAGGGCACCGCGAACGTCTACTACTTCGCGGTGCGGGAGTTCGGCGGGCTGACCGGCTCCACCGCCGAAGCCGTCGAGCACGCGCAGATCCAGCTGCTGCCCTCGGACGGCGGCGTGCTGAAGTTCCAGCTCGTCAACGCCGCGGGCCGGCTCGTGCAGCTCACCGCGGCCGGCTGA
- a CDS encoding alpha-hydroxy acid oxidase encodes MVKRQLPRWSELRPLLRVKPPQFNPTERRLSAAHSIADLRAIARRRTPRAVFDYTDGAAEAEISLRRARQAFRNVEFHPSVLRDVSTVDTTTTVLGRPSALPFSFAPTGFTRMMHTAGEAAVARVAERAGIPYALSTMGTTSIEDLAAEAPGARKWFQLYLWKDREASRSLVQRAQDAGYEALVLTVDTPVGGARLRDARNGLTIPPELTLRTVLDGAMHPSWWFNLLTTEPLTFASFHHWSSTAHDLINTMFDPSLNYADLEWLRELWQGPLVVKGIQNPDDARRVVELGADGVVLSNHGGRQLDRAPTMLELLPAVREAVGDRAEVLLDTGITSGADVVAAIALGADSCLVGRAYLYGLMAGGERGVQRAVDILRSEVVRTLQLLGVRAVSELDRTHATLRR; translated from the coding sequence ATGGTCAAGCGGCAACTTCCGCGCTGGTCCGAACTGCGTCCGCTCCTGCGGGTCAAGCCACCACAGTTCAACCCCACCGAGCGCCGGCTGTCCGCCGCGCACTCCATCGCCGACCTGCGGGCCATCGCCCGCCGGCGCACGCCCCGCGCCGTGTTCGACTACACCGACGGCGCCGCCGAGGCGGAGATCAGCCTGCGCCGCGCTCGCCAGGCGTTCCGGAACGTCGAGTTCCACCCCTCCGTGCTGCGCGACGTGTCCACCGTGGACACCACCACCACGGTGCTCGGCAGGCCGTCGGCCCTGCCGTTCTCCTTCGCCCCCACCGGTTTCACGCGCATGATGCACACCGCGGGCGAAGCGGCGGTGGCCCGCGTCGCCGAGCGCGCCGGCATCCCCTACGCACTGTCCACGATGGGCACCACGTCGATCGAGGACCTGGCCGCCGAAGCGCCGGGCGCCCGCAAGTGGTTCCAGCTCTACCTGTGGAAGGACCGCGAGGCCAGCCGGTCGCTGGTGCAGCGCGCGCAGGACGCGGGCTACGAGGCGCTGGTCCTCACGGTGGACACGCCCGTCGGCGGCGCGCGGCTGCGCGACGCCCGCAACGGCCTGACCATCCCGCCGGAGCTGACGCTGCGGACCGTCCTCGACGGCGCGATGCACCCGTCGTGGTGGTTCAACCTGCTCACCACCGAGCCGCTGACGTTCGCGTCCTTCCACCACTGGTCCAGCACCGCGCACGACCTGATCAACACGATGTTCGACCCGTCGCTGAACTACGCCGACCTGGAGTGGTTGCGCGAGCTCTGGCAGGGGCCGCTGGTGGTCAAGGGCATCCAGAACCCGGACGACGCCCGCCGCGTGGTCGAGCTGGGCGCCGACGGCGTGGTCCTGTCCAACCACGGTGGCCGCCAGCTGGACCGGGCGCCCACCATGCTCGAGCTGCTCCCGGCGGTGCGCGAAGCGGTCGGCGACCGGGCCGAGGTCCTGCTGGACACCGGCATCACCAGCGGTGCGGACGTCGTCGCGGCCATCGCCCTGGGCGCCGACTCCTGCCTGGTCGGCCGCGCCTACCTGTACGGCCTGATGGCCGGCGGCGAACGCGGCGTGCAGCGGGCGGTGGACATCCTGCGCAGCGAGGTGGTGCGCACCCTCCAGCTGCTCGGCGTCCGCGCCGTCTCCGAGCTGGACCGCACGCACGCGACGCTGCGCCGCTGA
- a CDS encoding FtsK/SpoIIIE family DNA translocase, translating into MASRTSNGGRGSARSKSATKSNGSASRSGGSRSGSRSSSRSGGGSTAKRGSTHAPRRQPAKRRTGSRGGGLARGVGSVVRAMGKTRELDPAHRRDGLALVFLAFAVIAAAGIWWGAGGPVGHGLDVALRSVIGSAAWVLPIVLLVAAVVLMRTESTAEARPRVVIGTMLLIFTTLGVLHIVHGAPLEPEQWPNAGGALGFVAGGPLEYGLTGWVALPVLVLVGLFGLLVLTGTSVRDIGEWLRGVGYEEDVAEELAKTRSTRSRSKAEPSEEGETEVKLRRPSRRRQAAMADPQLSLDDVPEEPAPAKPAAAVPAKAPAPEKPKKNDRPQISRSVEGDYQLPPLDVLTDGEPPKSRSRANDAMIEAITAVLEQFNIDAQVTGFTRGPTVTRYEVELGPGVKVEKITALTKNIAYAAATDNVRLLAPIPGKSAVGIEVPNTDREMVRLGDVLRSEEAAKDSHPLVMGLGKDIEGHMVTANLAKMPHLLVAGSTGSGKSSFVNSMLVSLLARATPQEVRMILIDPKMVELTPYEGIPHLITPIITQPKKAAAALAWLVEEMEQRYQDMQANRVRHIDDFNRKVKSGEITTPPGSEREYRPYPYILAIVDELADLMMTAPRDVEDAIVRITQKARAAGIHLVLATQRPSVDVVTGLIKTNVPSRLAFATSSLTDSRVILDQPGAEKLIGMGDALYLPMGASRPTRVQGSFVSDEEIQRIVAFTKEQAEPEYTDGVTAAKAGEKKEIDSDIGDDLDLVLQAAELVVTSQFGSTSMLQRKLRVGFAKAGRLMDLLESRGVVGPSEGSKAREVLVKPDELENALYSIRGGPPPDDE; encoded by the coding sequence ATGGCGAGCCGGACATCGAACGGGGGGCGTGGGTCGGCGCGCAGCAAGAGCGCCACGAAGAGCAACGGCTCCGCGTCGCGCAGTGGTGGTTCCCGGAGCGGGTCCCGCTCGAGCTCGCGCAGCGGCGGCGGGAGCACTGCCAAGCGCGGCTCGACGCACGCCCCGCGGCGGCAACCGGCCAAGCGGCGCACCGGGTCGCGCGGCGGCGGGCTCGCCCGCGGTGTCGGCAGCGTGGTGCGCGCGATGGGCAAGACGCGGGAGCTCGACCCCGCGCACCGGCGGGACGGGCTCGCGCTGGTCTTCCTGGCCTTCGCCGTGATCGCGGCGGCGGGCATCTGGTGGGGGGCCGGTGGCCCGGTGGGCCACGGGCTCGACGTGGCGCTGCGCTCGGTCATCGGCAGCGCCGCGTGGGTCCTGCCGATCGTGCTGCTGGTCGCCGCGGTGGTGCTGATGCGCACCGAGAGCACCGCCGAGGCCCGCCCGCGGGTGGTGATCGGCACGATGCTGCTGATCTTCACCACGCTCGGCGTCCTGCACATCGTGCACGGCGCACCGCTGGAGCCGGAGCAGTGGCCGAACGCCGGTGGTGCGCTCGGTTTCGTCGCCGGTGGGCCGCTCGAGTACGGCCTCACCGGGTGGGTCGCCCTCCCGGTGCTGGTGCTGGTCGGCCTGTTCGGGCTGCTGGTGCTCACCGGCACGTCGGTGCGCGACATCGGGGAGTGGCTGCGCGGCGTCGGCTACGAGGAGGACGTGGCCGAGGAGCTGGCGAAGACCCGGTCGACGAGGTCCCGGTCGAAGGCGGAGCCGAGCGAGGAGGGGGAGACCGAGGTCAAGCTGCGCCGCCCGTCGCGCCGCCGCCAGGCGGCGATGGCCGACCCGCAGCTGTCCCTCGACGACGTGCCTGAGGAACCGGCGCCCGCCAAGCCCGCGGCCGCGGTCCCGGCGAAGGCGCCCGCCCCGGAGAAGCCGAAGAAGAACGACCGGCCGCAGATCAGCCGCAGCGTCGAGGGCGACTACCAGCTGCCGCCGCTGGACGTGCTCACCGACGGGGAACCGCCGAAGAGCCGCAGCCGGGCCAACGACGCGATGATCGAGGCGATCACCGCGGTGCTGGAGCAGTTCAACATCGACGCCCAGGTCACCGGTTTCACCCGCGGGCCGACGGTCACCCGCTACGAGGTCGAGCTCGGGCCCGGCGTGAAGGTCGAGAAGATCACCGCGCTGACCAAGAACATCGCCTACGCCGCGGCCACCGACAACGTGCGGCTGCTGGCGCCCATCCCCGGCAAGTCCGCGGTGGGCATCGAGGTGCCCAACACCGACCGGGAGATGGTGCGGCTCGGCGACGTGCTGCGCTCCGAGGAGGCGGCCAAGGACAGCCACCCGCTGGTGATGGGCCTGGGCAAGGACATCGAAGGCCACATGGTCACCGCGAACCTGGCCAAGATGCCGCACCTGCTGGTGGCCGGCTCCACCGGCTCCGGCAAGTCCAGCTTCGTCAACTCCATGCTGGTGTCGCTGCTGGCGCGGGCGACGCCGCAAGAGGTCAGGATGATCCTGATCGACCCGAAGATGGTGGAGCTGACGCCCTACGAGGGCATCCCGCACCTGATCACGCCCATCATCACCCAGCCGAAGAAGGCCGCCGCCGCGCTGGCCTGGCTGGTGGAGGAGATGGAGCAGCGCTACCAGGACATGCAGGCCAACCGGGTGCGGCACATCGACGACTTCAACCGGAAGGTCAAGTCCGGCGAGATCACCACCCCGCCCGGCAGCGAGCGGGAGTACCGCCCCTACCCGTACATCCTGGCCATCGTCGACGAGCTGGCCGACCTGATGATGACCGCGCCGCGCGACGTCGAGGACGCCATCGTGCGCATCACGCAGAAGGCGCGCGCCGCCGGCATCCACCTGGTGCTGGCCACCCAGCGGCCGTCGGTGGACGTGGTGACCGGCCTGATCAAGACCAACGTGCCGTCCCGGCTGGCCTTCGCCACCTCGTCGCTGACCGACTCGCGGGTCATCCTCGACCAGCCCGGTGCGGAGAAGCTGATCGGCATGGGCGACGCGCTGTACCTGCCGATGGGGGCCTCGCGGCCGACCCGGGTGCAGGGCTCGTTCGTCTCCGACGAGGAGATCCAGCGCATCGTCGCGTTCACCAAGGAACAGGCCGAACCGGAGTACACCGACGGCGTCACCGCGGCCAAGGCCGGTGAGAAGAAGGAGATCGACTCCGACATCGGTGACGACCTGGACCTGGTGCTGCAGGCCGCCGAACTCGTGGTGACCAGCCAGTTCGGCTCCACCTCGATGCTGCAGCGCAAGCTGCGGGTCGGGTTCGCCAAGGCCGGTCGGTTGATGGACCTGCTCGAATCCCGCGGTGTGGTCGGGCCGTCGGAGGGCTCGAAGGCGCGCGAGGTGCTGGTCAAGCCCGACGAGCTGGAGAACGCGCTGTACTCGATCCGCGGTGGCCCGCCCCCGGACGACGAGTGA